A stretch of the Agromyces larvae genome encodes the following:
- a CDS encoding ABC transporter substrate-binding protein, protein MTNRIRSRSGVKAAAVAALACSLALVGCAPPSDGDGVAGAMSLTVGMVGSSGDTLNPYQQQGSNSSGAVFDQVFERLVTRDADGALTLVLAESIEPNETGDEWTITLRDDVKLHTGEQFAAEDVVESLRWMIDPANAWAFASQLDFISSPDQIREVDDLTVVLDLDEPFGLVPEMLAFERAYMRSIRGGATVEEPAGTGPFTVDSFTAGQEARFSRFDDYWGEAPKISSLKFAFFTEQNAVTNAIRGGQIDVARGIPFPEVPALESDPNLELVVSDTAAYPIVAMNLQQPPFDQLEVRQAVRYAVDRDLIVSNAFGGFASVANDFIGMNTACPAPDVPQREQDLELAKQLLAEAGAQGAEVELVTDGAFPGMMEMAALIIEDLNEIGLKASVQQLEVGAFLDRWTEWPFFISFTSSPYEVTAKAHFMPGGSENATWFDDEEYNRLAGELYRTTDPDAQCEIITQLQTIEYERGPYLVPVFGNDITVHRSNVSGLEPDLYGRTAFRLTNVTVE, encoded by the coding sequence ATGACGAACCGAATTCGCAGCCGGAGCGGAGTGAAGGCCGCCGCCGTCGCTGCGCTGGCCTGCTCGCTCGCACTCGTGGGCTGCGCGCCCCCCTCGGACGGCGACGGGGTCGCGGGCGCGATGTCGCTCACCGTCGGCATGGTGGGCAGCAGCGGCGACACGCTGAACCCGTACCAGCAGCAAGGCTCGAACTCGAGCGGTGCGGTCTTCGACCAGGTGTTCGAACGACTCGTGACGCGCGATGCCGACGGCGCCCTCACCCTGGTGCTCGCGGAGTCGATCGAGCCGAACGAGACCGGCGACGAGTGGACGATCACCCTCCGCGACGACGTGAAGCTGCACACCGGCGAGCAGTTCGCCGCGGAGGACGTCGTCGAGAGCCTCAGATGGATGATCGACCCGGCCAACGCCTGGGCGTTCGCCTCGCAGCTCGACTTCATCTCCTCGCCCGACCAGATCCGTGAGGTCGACGACCTGACGGTCGTGCTCGACCTGGACGAGCCGTTCGGCCTGGTGCCCGAGATGCTCGCCTTCGAGCGCGCCTACATGCGCAGCATCCGCGGGGGCGCGACGGTCGAGGAGCCCGCCGGCACGGGGCCGTTCACCGTCGACTCGTTCACGGCCGGCCAGGAGGCGCGATTCTCCCGCTTCGACGACTACTGGGGTGAGGCTCCGAAGATCAGCTCCCTGAAGTTCGCGTTCTTCACCGAACAGAACGCCGTGACCAACGCGATCCGCGGCGGGCAGATCGACGTCGCCCGCGGCATCCCGTTCCCCGAGGTCCCGGCGCTGGAGAGCGACCCGAACCTCGAACTCGTCGTCAGCGACACCGCCGCCTACCCGATCGTGGCGATGAACCTCCAGCAGCCGCCGTTCGATCAGCTCGAGGTGCGGCAGGCCGTGCGCTACGCGGTCGACCGCGACCTGATCGTGTCGAACGCGTTCGGCGGCTTCGCGAGCGTCGCGAACGACTTCATCGGCATGAACACCGCGTGCCCGGCCCCCGACGTGCCGCAGCGCGAGCAGGATCTCGAGCTCGCGAAGCAGCTCCTCGCCGAGGCCGGCGCCCAGGGCGCCGAGGTCGAGCTCGTCACCGACGGCGCGTTCCCCGGCATGATGGAGATGGCCGCGCTGATCATCGAAGACCTCAACGAGATCGGACTGAAGGCCTCTGTGCAGCAGCTCGAGGTCGGTGCGTTCCTCGACCGGTGGACCGAGTGGCCGTTCTTCATCAGCTTCACGTCGAGCCCGTACGAGGTCACCGCGAAGGCGCACTTCATGCCCGGCGGTTCGGAGAACGCGACCTGGTTCGACGACGAGGAGTACAACCGGCTCGCGGGCGAGCTCTACCGCACCACCGACCCCGACGCGCAGTGCGAGATCATCACGCAGCTGCAGACGATCGAGTACGAGCGCGGCCCGTACCTGGTGCCGGTGTTCGGCAACGACATCACGGTGCACCGCTCCAACGTGTCCGGGCTGGAGCCCGACCTGTACGGTCGCACGGCGTTCCGGCTGACGAACGTGACGGTGGAGTGA
- a CDS encoding helix-turn-helix domain-containing protein — MHDLTLDPGSATPVLVQTIDDEAAFRTPHRHAFAQLLVIEAGSGVHDIDFAPVPVRVGELHLLAPGQVHSWHTDPGLRCTAVMFAPDALDPIGGVPERVRELVLFGAAPIVPAPAAAARQRRLLDAIADAGSPAVTTHLLAALLLECGDAADARAGSVAHSPLTRSFIRDVMRHADARLTVTRCAARLGVTAGHLAEQVMADTGSTPSRIIRAAVTREARRLLSGTDLSAAQISRCLGFSEASYFSRFFRRETGCTPTEYRELGARGDHGTPAERHAG, encoded by the coding sequence GTGCACGACCTCACCCTCGACCCGGGATCGGCGACGCCCGTGCTGGTGCAGACGATCGACGACGAGGCCGCGTTCCGCACCCCGCACCGTCACGCGTTCGCCCAGCTCCTGGTGATCGAGGCCGGATCGGGCGTCCACGACATCGACTTCGCGCCGGTGCCCGTGCGCGTCGGCGAGCTGCACCTGCTCGCCCCCGGCCAGGTGCACTCGTGGCACACCGATCCCGGCCTCCGCTGCACCGCCGTCATGTTCGCGCCGGACGCCCTCGACCCGATCGGCGGGGTGCCCGAGCGGGTCCGCGAGCTCGTGCTCTTCGGTGCGGCGCCGATCGTCCCGGCGCCGGCCGCCGCCGCCCGCCAGCGTCGACTGCTCGACGCCATCGCCGATGCGGGTTCGCCCGCGGTCACGACGCACCTGCTCGCGGCGCTGCTGCTCGAGTGCGGCGACGCCGCTGACGCGCGCGCCGGCAGCGTCGCGCACTCCCCGCTGACCCGCTCGTTCATCCGCGACGTGATGCGACATGCCGACGCCCGCCTGACCGTGACGCGCTGCGCGGCACGGCTGGGCGTGACCGCGGGGCATCTCGCCGAGCAGGTCATGGCCGACACCGGGTCGACGCCCAGCCGGATCATCCGCGCCGCCGTGACCCGCGAGGCCCGCCGCCTGCTGAGCGGCACCGACCTCAGCGCGGCGCAGATCTCGCGCTGCCTCGGGTTCAGCGAGGCCTCGTACTTCTCGCGGTTCTTCCGACGCGAGACGGGCTGCACGCCGACCGAATACCGGGAACTCGGCGCCCGTGGCGACCACGGCACGCCGGCGGAGCGTCACGCCGGCTGA
- a CDS encoding ABC transporter permease — MTESIALTSERSTHPARRARRRRTLRMWAGKVLQGVLTLLLVSVLIFFATQLMPGDVAKVILGVNATPERIATVRQQLGLDQPIWQQYLSWLGGILHGDWGVSLTNGVPVADTLSIRLRNSVALGAMALVIMLPISLVVGVVAAQRKDRVFDSIFMGSSMTVNAVPEFVLGTVLIALFGTTVFHLFPPVALIPPADMPWWHPMEMVLPVTTLVIGGVAYLSRLVRVSFIDVMNSEYIQTARLKGLSTRRILYRHALPNALAPIIPAASLVAAFLIGGTVVVEYLFSYPGIGLTLVEAVNNRDLPLIQAVVLIIASAYFVFNFIADLLSDAGSASRKG, encoded by the coding sequence ATGACCGAGTCGATCGCGCTCACGAGCGAACGCAGCACGCATCCGGCGCGTCGGGCACGGCGGCGTCGGACGCTCCGGATGTGGGCGGGCAAGGTGCTGCAGGGCGTCCTGACCCTGCTGCTGGTCTCCGTGCTGATCTTCTTCGCGACGCAGCTCATGCCGGGTGATGTCGCGAAGGTGATCCTCGGCGTGAACGCGACGCCAGAGCGCATCGCGACCGTTCGACAGCAGCTCGGGCTCGACCAGCCGATCTGGCAGCAGTACCTGAGCTGGCTCGGCGGGATCCTGCACGGCGACTGGGGCGTCTCGCTCACCAACGGCGTGCCGGTCGCCGACACGCTGTCGATCCGGCTGCGGAACTCGGTCGCGCTCGGTGCGATGGCGCTCGTGATCATGCTCCCGATCTCGCTCGTCGTCGGCGTCGTCGCGGCGCAGCGGAAGGACCGGGTCTTCGACTCGATCTTCATGGGCAGCTCCATGACGGTCAACGCCGTGCCCGAGTTCGTGCTCGGCACCGTGCTGATCGCGCTGTTCGGCACGACCGTGTTCCACCTGTTCCCGCCGGTGGCGCTGATCCCGCCGGCCGACATGCCGTGGTGGCATCCGATGGAGATGGTGCTTCCCGTGACGACGCTCGTGATCGGCGGCGTCGCCTACCTGTCGCGGCTCGTGCGGGTCTCCTTCATCGATGTGATGAACAGCGAGTACATCCAGACCGCCCGACTCAAGGGGCTGAGCACACGGCGCATCCTGTACCGGCACGCTCTGCCCAACGCGCTCGCCCCGATCATCCCCGCGGCCTCCCTCGTCGCCGCCTTCCTCATCGGCGGCACCGTGGTCGTCGAGTACCTCTTCTCCTACCCCGGCATCGGGCTCACGCTCGTCGAAGCGGTCAACAACCGCGACCTGCCGCTCATCCAGGCGGTCGTGCTGATCATCGCGTCGGCGTACTTCGTCTTCAACTTCATCGCCGACCTCCTGTCGGACGCAGGCTCCGCGAGCCGGAAGGGATGA
- a CDS encoding ABC transporter permease — translation MSQPNDTTTTPAVEPRARSRVLARFLASNQVRWGIGLVILTTLLAYFGGFFAPYPPTEPITTPYAPPGDGLLLGSDQIGRDVLSRVLHGGVHLAWMAPLSAVLSVVIGAIVGMAAAYYRGATETILMRLMDVLLAFPGLLMALLFVSMLGPSPALLVTLVVLALIPGVARVIRGAALPICDREFVQWGRSVGIPGRTMIVREILPNVTSPLLVEFGVRLMWAVGILASISFIGYGIQPPTPDWGLMVSENRTGLATQPLAVLAPIVMIVLFTVGGNLIAEGGARVIARTEGK, via the coding sequence ATGTCTCAACCGAACGACACGACGACCACCCCCGCCGTCGAACCTCGTGCGAGGTCGCGGGTGCTCGCGAGGTTCCTCGCCTCGAACCAGGTGCGCTGGGGCATCGGCCTCGTCATCCTCACCACCCTGCTGGCCTACTTCGGGGGCTTCTTCGCCCCGTATCCGCCGACCGAGCCGATCACCACGCCGTACGCGCCCCCCGGCGACGGGCTCCTGCTCGGGTCGGACCAGATCGGGCGCGACGTGCTGTCGCGGGTGCTGCACGGCGGCGTGCACCTGGCCTGGATGGCGCCGCTCAGCGCCGTGCTCAGCGTGGTGATCGGGGCGATCGTCGGCATGGCCGCCGCGTACTACCGCGGGGCGACCGAGACGATCCTGATGCGGCTCATGGACGTGCTGCTCGCGTTCCCCGGGCTGCTGATGGCGCTCCTGTTCGTGTCGATGCTCGGCCCGAGCCCCGCCCTGCTCGTCACGCTCGTCGTGCTCGCGCTCATCCCGGGCGTCGCGCGCGTCATCCGCGGCGCAGCCCTGCCGATCTGCGACCGCGAGTTCGTGCAGTGGGGGCGGTCGGTCGGCATCCCCGGCCGCACCATGATCGTCCGCGAGATCCTCCCGAACGTGACCTCGCCCCTGCTCGTCGAGTTCGGGGTCCGACTGATGTGGGCGGTCGGGATCCTCGCCTCGATCAGCTTCATCGGCTACGGGATCCAGCCCCCGACACCCGACTGGGGTCTCATGGTCAGCGAGAACCGCACCGGTCTGGCGACCCAGCCGCTGGCCGTCCTCGCCCCGATCGTCATGATCGTGCTCTTCACCGTCGGGGGCAACCTCATCGCCGAGGGCGGCGCCCGCGTCATCGCCCGCACGGAAGGGAAGTAA
- a CDS encoding ABC transporter ATP-binding protein, with translation MPAVSVSGLTVALEATGAPIIDDVSLSLEAGEVLGIVGESGSGKSTLSLAMLGYARPGGRITGGSVEIEGTDILQLDADGLRRARRGLVSYVAQDPATALNPSMRLSTQLLEALDGPRDQAIARVREVLSAVGLPNDDAFIKRRARELSGGQQQRIAIAMAVVAQPRLIVLDEPTTGLDVSTQMRVLELVKRLCAEYRIAAIYVTHDLAVVAEVADATMVMKDGHVVETGPAHEVLLRPQHPYSKALIAATPSTKIRTPWEGDAPAAEPSPSPAAAPLLRVESLTASYGHLEVLHDVDLTVSPGECVAIVGESGSGKSTLSRCLIGLHDDWHGTVALDGRPLAKSAADRGTAERRAMQYIFQNPYGSLNPRQDVGAILSTPLALFEGVTGAEARRRVVDALERVEMPARMAARYPSELSGGQRQRVAIARALLASPELLICDEVTSALDVLVQSAVIDLLRGLLRDGLGMIFVTHNLAVVRNIADRVVVVNRGTVVEHGGVDEVLDRPQDAYTRGLLANTLDLPAA, from the coding sequence ATGCCTGCGGTCTCCGTCTCAGGTCTCACCGTCGCGCTCGAGGCGACCGGCGCGCCCATCATCGACGACGTCTCGCTGTCGCTGGAGGCGGGCGAGGTGCTCGGCATCGTCGGCGAATCCGGCTCGGGCAAGAGCACGCTGTCGCTGGCGATGCTCGGGTACGCCAGACCCGGCGGGCGCATCACCGGCGGATCGGTCGAGATCGAGGGCACCGACATCCTGCAACTCGACGCCGACGGCCTCCGCCGAGCCCGCCGCGGCCTGGTCAGCTACGTCGCCCAGGACCCGGCGACCGCGCTGAACCCCTCGATGCGCCTGTCCACCCAGCTCCTGGAGGCCCTCGACGGGCCTCGTGATCAGGCGATCGCGCGCGTGCGCGAGGTGCTCTCCGCCGTCGGTCTGCCGAACGACGACGCCTTCATCAAGCGCCGTGCCCGCGAACTGTCGGGAGGGCAGCAGCAGCGCATCGCGATCGCGATGGCGGTCGTCGCGCAGCCTCGGCTGATCGTGCTCGACGAGCCGACCACCGGTCTCGACGTCTCGACGCAGATGCGGGTGCTCGAACTCGTGAAGCGACTCTGCGCCGAGTACCGGATCGCGGCGATCTACGTCACCCACGATCTCGCCGTCGTCGCGGAGGTGGCCGACGCGACCATGGTCATGAAAGACGGGCACGTGGTCGAGACGGGGCCAGCGCACGAGGTGCTGCTCCGACCGCAGCATCCGTACTCGAAGGCCCTGATCGCCGCGACGCCCTCGACCAAGATCCGAACCCCCTGGGAGGGCGACGCCCCCGCCGCAGAGCCCTCGCCCTCGCCTGCCGCCGCACCGCTGCTGCGGGTCGAATCGCTGACCGCGTCGTACGGCCACCTCGAGGTGCTCCACGACGTGGACCTCACCGTCTCGCCGGGCGAGTGCGTGGCGATCGTGGGGGAGTCGGGCTCGGGCAAGAGCACGCTGTCGCGATGCCTGATCGGCCTGCACGACGACTGGCACGGCACCGTCGCCCTCGACGGGCGGCCCCTCGCGAAGTCGGCCGCCGACCGCGGCACTGCCGAGCGGCGGGCCATGCAGTACATCTTCCAGAACCCGTACGGTTCGCTGAACCCCAGACAGGACGTCGGCGCCATCCTCTCGACGCCCCTGGCGCTGTTCGAGGGCGTCACCGGCGCCGAGGCGCGGCGTCGCGTCGTCGACGCACTCGAACGCGTCGAGATGCCGGCGCGGATGGCGGCGAGGTACCCGTCGGAACTGTCGGGCGGTCAGCGCCAGCGCGTCGCCATCGCGCGTGCGCTGCTCGCGTCGCCCGAACTGCTCATCTGCGACGAGGTCACCTCGGCGCTGGACGTGCTCGTGCAGTCGGCCGTCATCGATCTGCTGCGCGGCCTGCTGCGAGACGGCCTCGGCATGATCTTCGTCACCCACAACCTCGCCGTCGTCCGCAACATCGCCGACCGGGTGGTGGTGGTGAATCGGGGCACCGTCGTCGAGCACGGCGGCGTCGACGAGGTGCTGGACCGTCCGCAGGACGCCTACACGCGGGGCCTGCTCGCGAACACGCTCGACCTGCCGGCGGCGTAG
- a CDS encoding P1 family peptidase — MSAAELADGFAGTRSGRKARDLGLRMGDLPNGPRNAITDVDGVRVGHTTLISGDGPLVRGEGPVRTGVTVVIPREAPWHHPLYAAPHRLNGNGEMTGLEWIRESGQLTSYIGLTNTHSVGVVRDALVAHEGTTRPPGEEYWSLPVVAETWDGALNDLNGFHVRAEHVFQAIEQAHGGHVAEGSVGGGTGMIAHGFKGGIGTASRVVAPADGGYTVGVLVQANHGRRDRLMIEGRPVGRAIRLPGDDGSGHEAPDARFSSSLPEGSGSIIVIVATDAPLLPHQCARLAQRSTLGIGRLGGAGENGSGDLTLCFSTGSGEIPAGFGGPGSPLTYTPVALGNDRIDPLFYAAIEATEEAIVNAMLAADTMVGIDGATRYGLPHDQLLRVVGLGPDERGERGER, encoded by the coding sequence ATGAGCGCGGCCGAGCTCGCCGACGGCTTCGCGGGCACGCGTTCGGGTCGCAAGGCCCGCGACCTCGGGCTCAGGATGGGCGATCTGCCGAACGGGCCGCGGAACGCGATCACCGACGTCGACGGCGTCCGCGTCGGTCACACGACGCTCATCTCGGGCGACGGGCCGCTGGTGCGCGGCGAGGGCCCGGTGCGCACCGGCGTGACCGTGGTCATCCCGCGCGAGGCGCCTTGGCACCACCCCCTCTACGCGGCGCCGCACCGGCTGAACGGCAACGGCGAGATGACGGGGCTCGAATGGATCCGCGAGTCGGGCCAGCTCACCAGCTACATCGGGCTCACCAACACGCACAGCGTCGGCGTCGTGCGCGATGCCCTCGTCGCCCACGAGGGCACGACGCGCCCGCCCGGCGAGGAGTACTGGTCGTTGCCGGTGGTCGCCGAGACCTGGGACGGCGCGCTCAACGACCTGAACGGCTTCCACGTCCGCGCCGAGCACGTGTTCCAGGCGATCGAGCAGGCGCACGGCGGTCACGTCGCCGAGGGCAGCGTCGGCGGCGGCACCGGGATGATCGCGCACGGATTCAAGGGCGGCATCGGCACCGCGTCGCGCGTCGTCGCCCCGGCCGACGGCGGCTACACCGTGGGAGTGCTCGTGCAGGCGAACCACGGCCGCCGCGACCGGCTCATGATCGAGGGCCGACCCGTGGGTCGCGCCATCCGGCTGCCCGGCGACGACGGCAGCGGGCACGAGGCGCCCGACGCGCGGTTCAGCTCGTCGCTTCCCGAGGGCAGCGGTTCGATCATCGTGATCGTCGCGACCGACGCGCCGCTGCTGCCCCACCAGTGCGCGCGGCTCGCGCAGCGGTCGACGCTCGGCATCGGCCGACTCGGCGGCGCGGGCGAGAACGGCAGCGGCGACCTGACGCTCTGCTTCTCGACCGGCAGCGGCGAGATCCCCGCCGGATTCGGCGGCCCCGGGAGCCCGCTCACGTACACACCCGTCGCGCTCGGCAACGACCGGATCGACCCGCTGTTCTACGCCGCGATCGAGGCGACCGAGGAGGCCATCGTCAACGCCATGCTCGCTGCGGACACCATGGTCGGCATCGACGGCGCGACCCGGTACGGGCTTCCCCACGACCAACTGCTGCGCGTGGTCGGGCTCGGGCCGGATGAGCGCGGCGAGCGCGGCGAGCGCTGA
- a CDS encoding nuclear transport factor 2 family protein, with product MRTNREIIAAHYDAAAHGDLAGMTADFAPEIRWIEAEGFPTAGRYTGADEIGASVFAAIATDWDGFGMHADELLESGDTVVALGRYRGIHRRTGRALDARAVHVWRLADGAITGFEQIADTRLVADAAEAVGA from the coding sequence GTGAGGACGAACCGAGAGATCATCGCAGCCCACTACGACGCCGCGGCGCACGGCGACCTGGCCGGGATGACGGCCGACTTCGCACCCGAGATCCGATGGATCGAGGCCGAGGGCTTCCCCACCGCGGGCCGCTACACCGGCGCGGACGAGATCGGCGCCTCGGTCTTCGCCGCGATCGCCACGGATTGGGACGGCTTCGGCATGCACGCCGACGAACTGCTCGAGAGCGGCGACACGGTCGTCGCGCTCGGCCGCTACCGGGGCATCCATCGCCGAACCGGGCGCGCGCTCGACGCTCGCGCGGTGCACGTCTGGCGACTCGCCGACGGCGCGATCACCGGGTTCGAGCAGATCGCCGACACGAGGCTCGTCGCCGACGCCGCCGAGGCGGTCGGCGCATGA
- a CDS encoding GNAT family N-acetyltransferase produces MTITTTTGARIRPALAAMNDRSRALDPQLPDRAFDDDDPILAALDGDAVRAVGRVSVAHLAQDQPAAIWGALHRAELELGWSGDAGAMGELLDAWLAEAAERMRRAGADATTDWETSCSLRVPARDSAAVKPLLARGFAVVGVEGIRVGSRGADGEAAQRRLSAAGVRLRPARLDDLALLTELDTELFAHDAQHGSITRRPQAGASLRAGIEARLHRDPEWTWIVECGDDQVGYVSLETDRAEHLGRVAPGADIAFLQAMYLRPEVRGSRIGEAVVEFAHARLEERGYDRVLLDYAALNPRSGPFWCRMGYRPLWNLWQRRPAG; encoded by the coding sequence ATGACGATCACCACGACGACCGGAGCGCGCATCCGGCCCGCCCTCGCGGCGATGAACGACCGCAGCCGCGCCCTCGATCCGCAGTTGCCGGACCGGGCGTTCGACGACGACGACCCGATCCTCGCCGCGCTCGACGGCGACGCCGTGCGCGCGGTCGGCCGCGTCTCGGTCGCACACCTGGCCCAGGACCAGCCGGCCGCGATCTGGGGCGCCCTGCATCGCGCGGAGCTCGAACTCGGCTGGTCGGGCGATGCCGGTGCCATGGGGGAGCTGCTCGACGCCTGGCTCGCGGAGGCGGCCGAACGGATGCGACGGGCCGGCGCCGACGCCACGACCGACTGGGAGACCTCGTGCTCGCTCCGCGTGCCGGCACGCGACTCTGCCGCGGTGAAGCCCTTGCTGGCACGCGGCTTCGCCGTCGTCGGGGTCGAGGGCATCCGGGTCGGCTCCCGCGGCGCGGACGGCGAGGCGGCGCAGCGGCGACTGTCGGCGGCGGGTGTGCGGCTCCGCCCGGCCCGACTCGACGACCTCGCGCTGCTGACCGAGCTCGATACCGAGCTCTTCGCGCACGACGCCCAGCACGGGAGCATCACGAGAAGGCCGCAGGCGGGTGCGAGCCTGCGCGCGGGCATCGAGGCGCGACTGCACCGCGACCCGGAGTGGACCTGGATCGTCGAATGCGGCGACGATCAGGTCGGGTACGTGAGCCTCGAGACCGACCGGGCGGAGCATCTCGGGCGCGTGGCGCCGGGGGCGGACATCGCCTTCCTCCAGGCGATGTACCTGCGGCCGGAGGTGCGCGGCAGCCGCATCGGCGAAGCGGTGGTGGAGTTCGCCCACGCCCGGCTCGAGGAGCGCGGGTACGACCGCGTGCTCCTCGACTACGCCGCCCTGAACCCGCGGTCGGGTCCCTTCTGGTGCCGCATGGGCTACCGCCCGCTGTGGAACCTCTGGCAGCGCCGGCCCGCCGGCTGA
- a CDS encoding cupin domain-containing protein, giving the protein MASEYDRLFVRDMPVIANGEMSNEGEAAGMVEPENLGEPFWLMHPDSVPESRINMTHVWVKETDEPAEWVKPHVHDYDEILIWTGSNPDDPHDLGAEIYMEIDGERQIITTSGSVYIPAGTVHCPLGWNRVDRPFRFSALSLAPNYSSRR; this is encoded by the coding sequence ATGGCGAGCGAGTACGACCGCCTGTTCGTGCGGGACATGCCCGTGATCGCGAACGGCGAGATGAGCAACGAGGGCGAAGCGGCCGGCATGGTCGAGCCCGAGAACCTCGGCGAGCCGTTCTGGCTGATGCACCCCGACTCGGTGCCCGAGAGCCGGATCAACATGACCCACGTCTGGGTCAAGGAGACCGACGAGCCCGCCGAGTGGGTCAAACCGCATGTGCACGACTACGACGAGATCCTGATCTGGACGGGATCGAACCCCGACGACCCGCATGACCTCGGCGCCGAGATCTACATGGAGATCGACGGGGAGCGGCAGATCATCACGACGTCGGGCTCGGTCTACATCCCCGCCGGAACCGTGCACTGCCCGCTCGGCTGGAACCGGGTCGACCGCCCCTTCCGCTTCAGCGCGCTGTCGCTCGCGCCGAACTACTCGAGTCGCCGGTGA
- a CDS encoding nuclear transport factor 2 family protein has protein sequence MTAVATVEDEVRAAVERYVQGVSTNDPALVMRAFSDDAVMWGYLGPEFVTQSAAAFAEQVVATAPAPDPAYASEIHSISVTGEVATAVLDERSYLGADFRNHFGLARIEGAWRIVSKVFTTR, from the coding sequence GTGACCGCGGTGGCGACAGTGGAGGACGAGGTCCGCGCGGCGGTCGAGCGCTACGTGCAGGGCGTCTCGACCAACGATCCGGCGCTGGTCATGCGCGCCTTCAGCGACGACGCGGTGATGTGGGGCTACCTCGGCCCCGAGTTCGTGACCCAGTCGGCGGCGGCGTTCGCCGAGCAGGTGGTCGCCACGGCCCCGGCACCCGACCCCGCGTACGCGTCCGAGATCCACAGCATCTCGGTCACCGGCGAGGTCGCGACCGCCGTGCTCGATGAGCGGTCGTATCTCGGCGCCGACTTCCGCAACCATTTCGGGCTGGCACGGATCGAGGGCGCCTGGCGCATCGTCAGCAAGGTGTTCACGACCCGCTGA
- a CDS encoding helix-turn-helix domain-containing protein, translating to MTMTPPVPTGSHQAPLLDFSAFSAVASSAFVPLAIRSDERRSFRGQVRTAEIDRLGFTELSATAHRVERTPKLISEGGDCYMVGFMLAGSGILVQDGRELVMREGDITIYDTARPFSLSFDDDSKNFVVMLPKDMIGLPPELVGELTATRLHDEGRTSALASQFLLHVPQALHSAFPEVRYGLARTSVGLLEVLLTMALGEERLEQDPHQVLLRKIRDYIEQHLGSPDLTPGEIAHAHHISTRHLHGLFRSQGTTVSGYVRTRRLEHCRQDLVNAVYDDRPVSAIAARWGFIDAAHFSRVFRAQYGATPREVRAQR from the coding sequence ATGACGATGACTCCACCCGTTCCGACCGGATCGCACCAGGCACCGCTGCTGGATTTCAGCGCGTTCTCGGCCGTCGCCTCGTCCGCGTTCGTCCCGCTCGCGATCCGCAGCGACGAGCGCCGATCCTTCCGAGGCCAGGTTCGCACGGCCGAGATCGACCGCCTCGGCTTCACCGAGCTCTCGGCCACGGCGCACCGCGTCGAGCGGACGCCGAAGCTCATCTCCGAGGGCGGCGACTGCTACATGGTCGGCTTCATGCTCGCGGGGTCGGGAATCCTCGTCCAGGACGGACGCGAGCTGGTGATGCGCGAGGGCGACATCACGATCTACGACACGGCCCGCCCGTTCTCGCTGAGCTTCGACGACGATTCGAAGAACTTCGTGGTCATGCTTCCGAAGGACATGATCGGCCTGCCGCCCGAGCTGGTCGGGGAACTCACCGCGACCCGCCTGCACGACGAGGGCCGCACGAGCGCGCTGGCGTCGCAGTTCCTGCTCCACGTGCCGCAGGCGCTGCACTCCGCCTTCCCCGAGGTGCGATACGGACTCGCCCGTACCTCCGTCGGCCTGCTCGAGGTCCTGCTCACCATGGCGCTCGGCGAGGAACGGCTCGAGCAGGATCCGCACCAGGTCCTGCTGCGCAAGATCCGCGACTACATCGAGCAGCACCTCGGCTCCCCCGACCTCACTCCGGGCGAGATCGCGCACGCCCACCACATCTCGACCCGGCACCTGCACGGGCTCTTCCGCAGCCAGGGGACGACCGTCTCGGGGTACGTGCGCACACGACGGCTCGAGCATTGCCGGCAGGACCTCGTGAACGCCGTGTACGACGACCGCCCGGTCTCGGCCATCGCGGCACGCTGGGGCTTCATCGACGCGGCGCACTTCAGCCGGGTCTTCCGGGCGCAGTACGGCGCGACGCCCCGCGAGGTCCGCGCGCAGCGTTGA